The genomic region CAAGGCAGCCATCGTGGTGGCGCAGGTCGTCTTCCTGCCGCTGGCGTTCGGCGGTGGGTTGCTGTCCGCGCCGGGCGAAGCGCCCGGGTTCATCGAGACGATCGCGCCGTTCCTGCCCACCCGGGGTGCGGCCGAGCTGATGTGGTCGGCCGTCGGCGACTACACGGTCCAGCCACTGGCACTGATCATGCTCGGCGTCTGGGTGGTGCTGCTCGCGGCGCTCGCCGGCTGGGCGTACCGACGGGACGAGGGTCGCCGGTTCAGCTGACGATTCGTCCGTTTCCGCCCCGAGCCGCGGCGGGACGGTGCCAGGATTCCGGCAGGGGTGCCGTCGTGGTCACCCCGGCTGAGAGGGGTCTTGACGTGAGCACCGTCCCGCCGGGTACGCCCTGCTGGGCCGACCTGGCCACCCCGGACCTGGCCGACGCGCGGCGGTTCTACCCCGAGCTGTTCGGCTGGACCGGGCGGGTGACACCGGAACCCGAGGCTGGCGGCTACACGGTCTTCCTGCTCGACGGACAGCCGGTCGCCGGAGTGGGACCACCCGCGATCCCCGACCAGGTGCCGATCTGGTCGACGTACCTCGCCACCGACGACGCGGAACTCGTCGCCGGTCGGGTCGAGCGGGCCGGCGGGCAGGTCGTGGTGCCGCCGTTCGAGGTCTTCGACCGTGGGCGGATGGCGGTGTTCGCCGACCCGGCGGGCGCCACGTTCAGCGTCTGGCAACCGCAGGCCATGCCGGGCGCCGAGGTGTTCAACGTGCCCGGCGCGATGAGCTGGAACGAACTGGTCACCCCCGACCCGGAGGGCGCGAAGGTCTTCTACGAGCTGGTGTTCGGCTGGCAGCCGGACGAGCAGCCGATCGGCGGCATGACGTATACCGGGTGGCGGCTCGGCGCGCGGATCGTCGCCGGGATGATGCCGCCGTTCGCCGACGACTTCCCGGCCGACCTGCCCGCGTACTGGACCGTGTACTTCGCCGTGGCCGACGCGGACGCGGCAGCTGCCCGTGCCGCCGAGCTGGGCGGGACCATCCTCGTCCCGCCGCGCGACATCCCGACCGGCCGGTTCGCCTCCCTGCGCGACCCCCAGGGCGCCCTCTTCTCGGTGATCGACCTGGGCCCCTGACCAGCCCCGCGCTCGACACCCGGGAGGGTCAGGGGGTGGGACGGGGGCGGACGGGGACCACGAGGGGGCCGTGGGTGCCGGCGACGACGCGGACGCTGGCCCGGTAGTGGGTGGCGAGGAGATGTTCGGTGAGTACCTCCCGGGGGGTGCCCGTCGCCACCACCTGACCGTCGGCGAGCATCACCATCCGGTCGGCGTACTCGCCGGCCAGGGAAAGATCGTGCATGGTGGCCAGCACTGTCAGGCCGTGCGCGTGGCGGAGCTGGTCGACGAGTTCCAGCACCTCCTGCTGGTGGCCGATGTCAAGCGCGCTCGTCGGTTCGTCGAGCAGCAGCAGCGTCGCGCCCTGGGCGAGCGCCCGCGCGAGAAAGACCCGCTGCCGTTCGCCGCCGGAGAGGGTGGCCAGCTCGCGGTTGTGGAAGCCGGCGAGGTCCAGCCGGTCCAGCACCTCGTGGGCGGCTTCGACGTCCGCGGCCGACTCCCGACCCAGCGGCGAGATGTACGGGGTACGGCCGAGCAGCACGTAGTCCAGCACCGGCATGCCGGGCGGCACCACCGGGGACTGCGTCACGGTGGCCACCACCCGGGCGCGGTCCCTGCGGCGCAGCTCGGCGCTCGGCGTACCGAACAGGGTGATCATGCCCTGCGCGGGCAGCAGGCCGCCGACGGCGCGCAACAGAGTCGACTTGCCGGCGCCGTTCGGGCCGATCACGGTGACCCACTCGCCGGCGGCGACGGTCAGGTCGACGCCGGTGAGGATGGGGTTGCCGTCCAGGCTGACGTGCAGCCCACGCACCTCGACGGCCGCCGCGCCGACCTCCCGGGGGGCGGGCACGGGGCTCATGTGAGCACCCGCCGGGCGGTGCGCAGCACGAGGACGAAGAACGGACCGCCGAGCAGTGCGGTGACCACCCCGATGGGCACCTCGGCCGGGGCGGCGGCGGTCCGTGCCACCACGTCGGTCAGTGCCAGGAAGGCTGCGCCGAACAGCATCGACAGCGGCAGGATCACCCGGTAGCTCGATCCGAAGAGCAGCCGAACGGTGTGCGGGACGATGATGCCGACGAAGCCGATCAGGCCGGTCGCGGAGACCGCCGCGGCGGTACCGAGTGACGCGGCGGCGATCAGCAGGTAGCGGGAGCGCTGCGGGTGCAGGCCGAGGCTCCGCGCCTCGTCGTCGCCGAGCGCGAGGACGTCCAGCTCGCGGCGGTGCAGCAGCACGACCACGATGGTCAGGGCGGCGTACGGCAGCACCAGCAGCACGTCGTGCCAGCCGGCGGTGGCCAGCCGGCCGAGCAGCCAGGAGTAGACCGACTGGATGCTGTCGGCGTGCCGTTGCAGCAGGTACGTCTGCCCGGCGGAGAGGAACGCGGAGACCGCCACCCCGGCCAGGATCAGCATCGCCGGGGACCGGCTCCGTCCACCGGCCGCGCCCAGCAGGTAGGTCATCGTCACGGCGAGCATCGACCCGACGAACGCCGCCAACGGGATCGTGAGCGGCAGCCCGGAGATCGCGCCCTGCCGGCCGGCACCACCGAGGGCGATCACCGCGGTGACCGCGAGGCCCGCGCCAGCGGCCACCCCGAGCAGGTACGGGTCGGCGAGCGGGTTGCGGAACACGCCCTGGTAGCAGCCGCCCGCGAGGGCGAGCAGGCCACCGACGAGCAGACCCAGCACGACCCGGGGCAGCCGCAGCTCGGTCACGATGGCGATCTCCCGCTCGGTCAACCCGCTCTCCAGGTGCACCCCGGGGATCAGGTTGAGCAGCTCGGCGGCGACGCTGCCCGGCGGCAGGCTGACCGGGCCGAGCGACACACCGGCGACGAGCGCGACGAGCACCGCGAACACCCCGGCGACCAGCCAGCGTTTGCGCAGGCCGGCGGGCCGGGACGCGAGCTGCGTCCCGGTCCGCCGGGTGGTTGGTGCCGGAGTGGACACCGTGGGCACTCCGGTCACCGACGGACGTCGGTCACGCGGGCACCTTGGCGACCGCGTCGATGACGACCCGGAGCAGGTCCACGATCCGCGGGCCCCAGCGGGAGGCGATGTCGTCGTCCAGCGCCACGACCTGGTTGTTCTTCACTGCCGTGACCCCTGCCCAGCCGCTGCGGGCCTTTACCGAGTCGGCGTTCTGCTGGCAGCACTTGGCGTCGGCCAGGAAGACGAAGTCCGGGTCGGCCTTGACGATGAACTCCTGGGACAGCTGCGGGTAGCCGGCGCTCTTACCGTCCGCGTCGGCCGGGTCGGCGATGTTGGTCAGGCCGGCCAGGTCGTAGATCGAGCCGATGAAGGTCTTGCTCGTGGCGCTGTACAACTCCGGGCCCAGCTCGTGGAAGTAGGTGAGCTTCTCGGCGCGCTGCGGCAGGTCCTTGGTGAGCTTGGTGATGTCGTCCTTCATCCGGGTGGTGACATCGGTGGCCTGGTCGGCGTGCCCGGTGAGCGTGCCCAGGTCGGTGATCTGCCGGTAGGTGTCGTCGAGCGTGGTCGCCGCCGGGGTCAGGTAGACCGGGATCTTCAGTTTGCCGAGCTGGTCGACGATCTTGTTCCGGTCGTCGGAGAGCACCACCAGGTCGGGGTTCTTGCTGGCGATCGCCTCGGCGTTCGGCTGGAAGCCGGACAGGTCGCTCTTGGGCGCGTCGGCCGGGTAGGTGGACTGGTCGTCGACAGCTGTGACCTGTGGGCCGGCGCCGATGGCGAAGAGCATCTCGGTGGCGGTGGGCGCCAGCGACACGATCTTCTCGGGCCGCTTGTCGAGGGTGAGCGAGCCGACCGTCACCGGGAAGCTGGCACTCGCCGAACTGCCGCCGGCCGCCGGCTGGTTGTCGGCCTTCTCGGCGCACGCGCCGAGGGCGAGCGCGGCGACCGCGAGGGTCGCGGCGAGGAGCCGGGGGGTACGTCTGGACATCGAACCTCCTGTCGGTCGAGGAGTGTGGTGCTTCGCCGACAGGGCTTCCGTACGCCCGCCCGCGAGGCGCCCTTCCTCGAGAGCGCGTTTCGCGACCTATCCGCAGGCGACCTGGCTCGTCCTCACCGTCAGGTGAGGCATCACAGTTGCGGGACAGCGCCGGGTTGAGCACCGGCTTCGCTGCGGAGTGGTCGGTTAGACGGTAGCGCACC from Micromonospora profundi harbors:
- a CDS encoding ABC transporter substrate-binding protein — its product is MSRRTPRLLAATLAVAALALGACAEKADNQPAAGGSSASASFPVTVGSLTLDKRPEKIVSLAPTATEMLFAIGAGPQVTAVDDQSTYPADAPKSDLSGFQPNAEAIASKNPDLVVLSDDRNKIVDQLGKLKIPVYLTPAATTLDDTYRQITDLGTLTGHADQATDVTTRMKDDITKLTKDLPQRAEKLTYFHELGPELYSATSKTFIGSIYDLAGLTNIADPADADGKSAGYPQLSQEFIVKADPDFVFLADAKCCQQNADSVKARSGWAGVTAVKNNQVVALDDDIASRWGPRIVDLLRVVIDAVAKVPA
- a CDS encoding ABC transporter ATP-binding protein is translated as MSPVPAPREVGAAAVEVRGLHVSLDGNPILTGVDLTVAAGEWVTVIGPNGAGKSTLLRAVGGLLPAQGMITLFGTPSAELRRRDRARVVATVTQSPVVPPGMPVLDYVLLGRTPYISPLGRESAADVEAAHEVLDRLDLAGFHNRELATLSGGERQRVFLARALAQGATLLLLDEPTSALDIGHQQEVLELVDQLRHAHGLTVLATMHDLSLAGEYADRMVMLADGQVVATGTPREVLTEHLLATHYRASVRVVAGTHGPLVVPVRPRPTP
- a CDS encoding FecCD family ABC transporter permease; the encoded protein is MPTVSTPAPTTRRTGTQLASRPAGLRKRWLVAGVFAVLVALVAGVSLGPVSLPPGSVAAELLNLIPGVHLESGLTEREIAIVTELRLPRVVLGLLVGGLLALAGGCYQGVFRNPLADPYLLGVAAGAGLAVTAVIALGGAGRQGAISGLPLTIPLAAFVGSMLAVTMTYLLGAAGGRSRSPAMLILAGVAVSAFLSAGQTYLLQRHADSIQSVYSWLLGRLATAGWHDVLLVLPYAALTIVVVLLHRRELDVLALGDDEARSLGLHPQRSRYLLIAAASLGTAAAVSATGLIGFVGIIVPHTVRLLFGSSYRVILPLSMLFGAAFLALTDVVARTAAAPAEVPIGVVTALLGGPFFVLVLRTARRVLT
- a CDS encoding VOC family protein, whose translation is MSTVPPGTPCWADLATPDLADARRFYPELFGWTGRVTPEPEAGGYTVFLLDGQPVAGVGPPAIPDQVPIWSTYLATDDAELVAGRVERAGGQVVVPPFEVFDRGRMAVFADPAGATFSVWQPQAMPGAEVFNVPGAMSWNELVTPDPEGAKVFYELVFGWQPDEQPIGGMTYTGWRLGARIVAGMMPPFADDFPADLPAYWTVYFAVADADAAAARAAELGGTILVPPRDIPTGRFASLRDPQGALFSVIDLGP